From Elusimicrobiota bacterium, the proteins below share one genomic window:
- the ptsP gene encoding phosphoenolpyruvate--protein phosphotransferase, with the protein MNNQNSVEQAASITLLAPLSGILVPIETVPDPVFARKIVGDGISLDPTTQVLLAPCAGSVLNVHSAGHALTLKTGGGLEILLHIGIDTVQLKGEGFTPRVKAGDQVTAGQPLIEFSADETAKKARSLLTQIVITTPERVSAMRKYAGSVSAGKDPVLTIDLAAGGTAQAAPETGAPIVSEAVIIPNSSGLHARPAATLAKLARGYRCDLRLRKGDAQANIRSVSSIMSLDIRRGDKVFLEARGADAKEALDAIVPSLEKGLGEEAGSAPSAAAPSGPATSRPGPSGDANLLNGIGASSGLAVGRAFILSETESRVPEHGETPEMERRRLDEALAAARLQIAALQDRLRISGDAGKSAIFDAHMELLEDPDLLNLAASAIAKGKSAAFSWKEAFTAHADRLAGMSNELLAARAGDLRDVGRRVLKHMLGGPDKDITGIPEGSILIAEELTPSDIVSLDRTKVFGSATVGGGATSHIAILAQSFGFPLVVGLEPRALEIRAGDQVILDGDNGTVRLNPSAGDMDRVKTRQSRAAELRREEANATDRPAVTLDGHRVEVFANIGKTGEAAKAVKMGAEGVGLLRSEFLFLDRAEAPGEDEQALAYQEAAAALGKERPFIIRTLDVGGDKHLPYLQIPKEENPFLGERGIRVGLDRPDILRTQVRAILRAAAAGKVRIMFPMISDIGEYRAARAIVLEEAKRLSVAPVPIGIMVEVPSAAVMAEVFAVEADFFSIGTNDLTQYTLAMDRGHPRLAGKADALHPSVLRLIGIVVEAARARGKTVAVCGGLAGDPRGIPLLIGLGVTELSVNAPAVPSVKAAVRRLKLEDCRRLAKRAVSFGTAAEVRALIPVHAQE; encoded by the coding sequence ATGAATAACCAGAATTCCGTGGAACAAGCCGCCTCAATAACGCTTCTGGCCCCGCTCTCAGGCATACTTGTTCCCATCGAAACTGTTCCGGATCCGGTTTTCGCCAGAAAAATAGTCGGTGACGGGATCTCTCTTGACCCGACGACACAGGTTCTGCTGGCTCCCTGCGCGGGGTCGGTTCTCAATGTCCATTCAGCCGGCCACGCCCTGACCCTCAAAACGGGCGGCGGGCTGGAAATCCTGCTGCATATCGGTATCGATACGGTGCAGTTGAAGGGAGAAGGGTTTACCCCTCGTGTTAAGGCGGGGGACCAGGTAACGGCGGGGCAGCCTCTGATAGAATTTTCCGCCGACGAAACAGCGAAAAAAGCGCGCAGTCTCCTCACCCAGATCGTCATCACCACACCGGAGCGCGTCAGCGCCATGCGCAAATACGCCGGCAGCGTCAGCGCGGGTAAAGATCCTGTTTTGACTATTGACCTTGCAGCCGGCGGAACCGCCCAGGCGGCGCCTGAAACCGGCGCCCCTATCGTTTCGGAAGCGGTGATAATACCGAACAGCTCCGGCCTGCACGCCCGGCCGGCCGCCACACTGGCCAAGCTCGCGCGCGGGTACCGCTGCGACCTGCGCCTGCGCAAGGGCGACGCCCAGGCCAACATCCGCAGCGTCTCGTCCATCATGAGCCTGGACATAAGGCGGGGGGACAAGGTTTTTCTCGAAGCCCGCGGGGCGGACGCCAAAGAAGCTCTTGACGCCATTGTCCCATCCCTTGAGAAAGGGCTTGGCGAAGAAGCCGGGAGCGCCCCATCCGCCGCGGCGCCTTCAGGGCCGGCGACCTCGCGCCCTGGTCCGTCCGGAGACGCCAACCTGCTTAACGGCATCGGCGCCTCTTCGGGTTTGGCTGTCGGACGGGCTTTTATCCTGTCGGAAACGGAAAGCCGGGTGCCGGAACACGGCGAAACGCCGGAAATGGAAAGACGGCGGCTCGATGAAGCCCTTGCGGCGGCCCGTCTGCAGATCGCCGCTCTTCAGGACCGCCTGAGGATTTCAGGCGATGCTGGCAAATCCGCTATTTTCGACGCCCACATGGAACTTTTGGAAGACCCGGACCTGCTTAACCTTGCTGCGAGCGCCATCGCGAAAGGCAAGAGCGCCGCTTTCTCCTGGAAAGAGGCTTTCACCGCCCATGCCGACCGGCTGGCGGGAATGTCAAATGAACTCCTGGCCGCGCGCGCCGGCGACCTGCGGGATGTGGGCCGCCGCGTGCTTAAGCACATGCTCGGAGGGCCTGATAAAGATATTACCGGTATTCCGGAGGGCAGCATTTTGATAGCGGAAGAGCTTACTCCGTCGGATATCGTTTCACTGGACAGGACAAAGGTGTTCGGCAGCGCCACGGTCGGCGGAGGTGCCACTTCGCATATCGCGATACTCGCCCAGTCGTTCGGTTTTCCGCTCGTGGTCGGCCTGGAACCGCGCGCGCTGGAAATACGCGCCGGCGACCAGGTGATACTGGATGGGGACAATGGCACTGTCCGCCTTAACCCCTCCGCGGGCGATATGGACCGGGTAAAAACCCGTCAGTCCCGCGCGGCTGAATTGCGGCGGGAAGAAGCGAACGCCACCGACCGGCCGGCGGTCACCCTTGACGGTCACAGAGTGGAAGTGTTCGCTAACATCGGTAAGACGGGCGAAGCCGCCAAAGCGGTGAAAATGGGAGCGGAGGGAGTGGGGCTGCTCCGCTCGGAATTCCTGTTCCTCGACAGGGCCGAGGCGCCCGGGGAAGACGAGCAGGCGCTGGCGTACCAGGAGGCCGCTGCGGCTCTCGGCAAAGAACGCCCTTTCATTATACGCACGCTGGACGTGGGGGGCGACAAGCATCTGCCCTATCTCCAGATCCCCAAGGAAGAAAATCCGTTCCTGGGCGAACGCGGCATCAGGGTGGGGCTGGACCGCCCGGATATTCTAAGAACCCAGGTGCGCGCCATCCTGCGCGCGGCCGCCGCCGGAAAAGTCCGGATAATGTTCCCCATGATCTCCGATATCGGTGAGTATCGCGCGGCCCGGGCCATCGTGCTTGAGGAAGCGAAGCGGCTTAGCGTAGCGCCAGTCCCGATAGGAATAATGGTTGAAGTCCCGTCCGCGGCCGTCATGGCGGAGGTGTTCGCCGTAGAGGCGGATTTCTTCTCCATCGGCACGAACGATCTGACGCAATATACGCTGGCCATGGACCGCGGCCATCCAAGGCTTGCGGGAAAAGCGGACGCGCTGCACCCCAGCGTCCTGCGGCTTATCGGCATAGTGGTTGAAGCCGCGCGCGCCCGAGGGAAAACCGTAGCCGTCTGCGGAGGGCTTGCCGGAGACCCAAGGGGGATCCCGCTGCTGATAGGCCTTGGCGTAACCGAGCTTAGCGTAAACGCGCCCGCGGTGCCGTCCGTAAAAGCGGCGGTGCGGCGCCTTAAACTTGAAGACTGCAGGCGGCTGGCAAAGCGCGCGGTCTCTTTCGGAACGGCCGCGGAAGTGCGCGCCCTGATCCCCGTTCACGCTCAGGAATAA
- the ptsG gene encoding PTS glucose transporter subunit IIBC, giving the protein MENPFKKAFSLLQKIGKSLMLPVSVLPVAGLLLGLGSANFTFVPVLISKLMAQAGGAIFGNLPLIFAIGVTLGLTSNDGVAALAGTVGYAVMIATMGVMGAMMHTTLTPVMGMDSLDTGVFGGLLIGAVSGFLFNRFYRVKLPPYLGFFAGKRLVPILSAFAAIALGCVLSLVWPPIGGAIAKFSVWASSGSPATAFGIYGVVERSLLPFGLHHIWNVPFFFQAGSYFDPVTQKIIHGELFRFTAGDPTAGNMAGGYLFKMWGLPAAAMAIWYNAKPSQRARIGGIMMSAALTSFLTGITEPIEFAFMFVAPVLYGLHAVLAGAAFSLCILLGLKHGMTFSHGLIDFIVLFPKSSHALWFLVIGPLWALMYFGIFNFAIRRWNLITPGREPDAGEDAAQSRPVHEFSHQLALAFGGKSNLKSLDACITRLRVEVYHIAKVDPERLKGLGAAGVMVVGSGVQAIFGTQSENMKTDLQEYLATAGAEAEVTERQPAAAPAPAAAGFAEPERDPEAAGKARAWIDALGGAAAIRSVEACAQTRLRVVIAPDRTLDMDRLKKAGVPEIMKFPDGVCHLIVGLNADQYGVEMKALLSD; this is encoded by the coding sequence ATGGAAAATCCATTCAAGAAAGCGTTCTCTCTTCTTCAGAAGATCGGCAAATCCCTGATGCTTCCGGTGTCGGTCCTCCCTGTGGCCGGACTGCTGCTGGGACTCGGGAGCGCGAACTTCACCTTCGTTCCCGTACTGATCTCAAAGCTGATGGCGCAGGCGGGAGGAGCCATTTTCGGCAATCTTCCTCTGATATTCGCCATAGGCGTCACCCTGGGCCTTACGAGTAACGACGGAGTGGCGGCGCTGGCCGGCACGGTGGGCTACGCGGTCATGATAGCTACCATGGGAGTGATGGGCGCGATGATGCACACCACGCTCACCCCCGTGATGGGCATGGATTCGCTCGATACCGGCGTGTTCGGCGGACTGCTGATCGGCGCGGTGTCCGGTTTCCTGTTTAACCGCTTCTACCGGGTAAAACTGCCGCCGTATCTGGGCTTCTTCGCCGGCAAGAGGCTGGTGCCTATTCTGAGCGCCTTCGCGGCTATCGCATTAGGCTGCGTTCTCAGCCTTGTGTGGCCGCCTATCGGGGGGGCCATCGCCAAATTTTCGGTATGGGCGTCATCCGGTTCTCCGGCCACGGCGTTCGGCATCTACGGCGTGGTGGAAAGGTCGCTCCTCCCGTTCGGCCTGCATCATATCTGGAACGTGCCCTTTTTCTTCCAGGCGGGGTCGTACTTCGACCCTGTGACCCAGAAGATCATCCATGGGGAGTTGTTCCGGTTCACGGCCGGCGATCCCACGGCCGGCAATATGGCCGGCGGATACCTGTTCAAAATGTGGGGGCTTCCCGCCGCCGCGATGGCGATCTGGTACAACGCCAAGCCGTCGCAGCGGGCAAGGATAGGCGGCATTATGATGTCGGCGGCCCTGACCTCCTTCCTGACCGGGATCACCGAACCCATAGAGTTCGCGTTCATGTTCGTGGCGCCCGTCCTTTACGGCTTGCACGCCGTCCTTGCCGGGGCCGCGTTCTCCCTGTGCATACTGCTGGGCCTGAAACACGGGATGACTTTTTCCCACGGGCTCATCGACTTCATCGTCCTCTTCCCGAAATCTTCCCACGCGCTCTGGTTCCTGGTGATAGGGCCTTTGTGGGCGTTGATGTATTTCGGGATCTTTAATTTCGCCATCCGGCGGTGGAATCTGATCACTCCCGGCAGGGAACCTGACGCCGGCGAGGATGCGGCGCAGTCGCGGCCTGTCCACGAATTCTCGCATCAGCTGGCTTTGGCTTTCGGCGGCAAAAGCAATCTGAAAAGCCTTGACGCCTGCATCACCCGTCTGCGGGTTGAGGTATACCACATCGCGAAAGTGGACCCGGAACGCCTTAAAGGCCTGGGGGCTGCAGGAGTCATGGTGGTGGGAAGCGGGGTACAGGCTATATTCGGCACGCAATCGGAAAACATGAAAACGGACCTGCAGGAATATCTGGCAACGGCTGGCGCTGAAGCCGAAGTAACGGAACGCCAGCCGGCCGCCGCGCCGGCTCCCGCCGCCGCGGGCTTCGCGGAACCTGAGCGCGATCCGGAAGCTGCCGGCAAGGCGCGGGCATGGATCGACGCGCTGGGCGGGGCAGCGGCTATCCGCTCCGTGGAAGCGTGCGCCCAGACCCGTCTGCGCGTGGTTATCGCTCCTGACAGAACGCTGGATATGGACCGGTTGAAAAAGGCGGGTGTTCCGGAAATAATGAAGTTCCCCGACGGGGTCTGCCATTTGATAGTGGGCTTGAACGCCGATCAATACGGCGTGGAGATGAAAGCTCTTCTCTCTGATTAA
- a CDS encoding L-serine ammonia-lyase, iron-sulfur-dependent, subunit alpha produces MGKLLNEVLKHEVYPAMGCTEPVAVAFCAANAAKLLLPGNTISLKLKLDPGTYKNGLAVALPNTRGEKGNLMAAALGAVIARPEAGSAIFKELAASDLKKARAMLRKGAVSIAIDFAKKGIYISAEARSLNHRALCEVENSHSAVTLLKKDGRIILRKKAGASGGTHAAYKSVLRKAGFKKLFKEIGTVTPAQLAYIKEGVALNLAASKEGLKIKKVGYYIADLIAKGYIKKDILSTAKLTTAAATDARMAGAPLPVMSSGQSGNQGVVAILVPYLVGKAFKVPEKRILKSIALSHLVNAYIKVYTGELAPICGCAVAAGVSAAVAIVWQRRGANLASATLAVNNVISDIGGTLCDGAKSGCALKVASSADSAIRAAYMAINGEGISELEGFIGKTAEETIKNIALISKTGMAQVDRVILEIMSAKNM; encoded by the coding sequence ATGGGAAAACTGCTGAATGAAGTACTGAAACATGAAGTTTACCCGGCTATGGGCTGCACCGAGCCGGTGGCCGTGGCTTTTTGCGCCGCGAATGCAGCCAAACTGCTGTTACCCGGGAATACCATTTCGTTAAAGCTAAAGCTGGACCCCGGCACATATAAAAACGGCCTTGCCGTGGCGCTGCCGAACACGCGCGGGGAGAAGGGCAACCTGATGGCCGCGGCGCTGGGGGCGGTTATAGCCCGCCCTGAAGCCGGTTCCGCTATTTTCAAGGAGCTCGCGGCTTCCGATTTAAAAAAGGCACGGGCCATGCTGCGCAAAGGCGCCGTTTCCATAGCCATTGACTTCGCCAAAAAAGGGATTTATATTTCAGCGGAAGCGCGTTCGCTGAACCACAGGGCGCTTTGTGAGGTTGAAAACAGCCATAGCGCCGTCACTCTTTTAAAAAAAGACGGCAGAATAATACTGCGCAAAAAAGCGGGGGCCTCAGGCGGGACTCACGCGGCATACAAATCAGTTTTGCGCAAAGCCGGTTTTAAAAAACTTTTCAAAGAGATCGGGACCGTAACTCCCGCCCAGCTTGCCTATATAAAAGAAGGCGTCGCCCTTAATCTTGCCGCTTCAAAAGAAGGCCTTAAAATAAAAAAAGTGGGCTATTATATAGCCGACCTTATCGCCAAAGGCTATATTAAAAAAGACATACTTTCAACGGCCAAGCTTACCACCGCGGCAGCCACCGACGCGAGGATGGCCGGCGCTCCGCTGCCCGTGATGTCAAGCGGACAGTCGGGCAACCAGGGCGTGGTGGCTATACTTGTGCCTTACCTGGTCGGGAAAGCTTTTAAAGTGCCTGAAAAAAGAATTTTGAAGAGCATAGCGCTTTCCCACCTGGTTAACGCCTATATCAAAGTTTACACCGGAGAGCTTGCCCCCATATGCGGCTGCGCCGTGGCCGCCGGAGTGAGCGCGGCCGTGGCTATAGTCTGGCAGCGCAGGGGCGCGAACCTGGCCTCCGCCACGCTTGCGGTTAACAATGTAATAAGCGATATAGGCGGAACTCTTTGCGACGGGGCTAAAAGCGGCTGCGCTCTTAAAGTGGCCTCTTCCGCTGATTCGGCCATAAGGGCCGCATACATGGCGATCAACGGCGAAGGCATAAGCGAGCTTGAAGGTTTTATAGGCAAAACAGCCGAAGAAACAATAAAAAACATAGCCCTTATTTCGAAAACCGGAATGGCCCAGGTTGACAGAGTAATACTTGAAATAATGTCGGCAAAAAATATGTGA
- a CDS encoding MFS transporter — translation MDLVKSIKTGLNRNITMLGVVSGLTDISSEMLYPVMPIFLTSVLMAPMRVVGLIEGVAEATASFVKIFGGIWSDRVKKRKPFVVLGYSLSSISKPLIALAFTWHFVLFARFIDRLGKGLRTSPRDALVAASVDKQYWGKAFGFHRAMDTAGAALGPLVTLFLLNRLGLDYRTIFFIAFVPAALGVLTLALFVKEYTSTAEAGGERVGIRTENVNPQNPSPSPLTPALPMTADFKIFVLLYAIFAAGNSSDVFLIMKAKNTGFTTTHVILAYTGYNILYAIFAMPAGWISDHLGKIKTMAFGFFIFTAVYAGFALTHSKTVIWLLFLLYGFYGAFTEGVAKAVVSHLSSSGNRATAMGYFQGALGFLTFFASVTAGFLWDKISPAAPFLMGSVCALLSAATLTIWFKKKKLAF, via the coding sequence ATGGATTTAGTTAAAAGCATAAAAACAGGCCTCAACCGCAATATCACGATGCTCGGCGTGGTAAGCGGGCTTACCGATATTTCAAGCGAAATGCTTTATCCGGTCATGCCTATATTCCTCACCTCCGTACTCATGGCCCCCATGCGCGTTGTGGGCCTGATAGAAGGCGTGGCCGAAGCCACCGCCAGTTTCGTTAAAATATTCGGCGGCATATGGTCGGACAGGGTAAAAAAGCGAAAACCTTTCGTGGTATTGGGCTATTCGCTTTCCTCCATATCAAAACCGCTGATAGCGCTGGCTTTCACCTGGCATTTCGTCCTTTTCGCGCGCTTTATTGACCGCCTGGGAAAGGGCCTGAGAACCTCCCCGCGCGACGCGCTGGTGGCCGCTTCGGTGGACAAGCAGTACTGGGGCAAGGCGTTCGGCTTTCATCGCGCCATGGACACCGCAGGCGCGGCGCTGGGCCCGCTTGTAACCCTGTTCCTGCTGAACAGGCTCGGCCTTGATTACAGGACTATTTTTTTTATAGCTTTCGTTCCGGCCGCTTTGGGCGTATTGACCCTGGCGCTTTTTGTCAAAGAATATACCAGCACGGCAGAGGCTGGCGGCGAGAGGGTAGGGATTAGAACTGAGAATGTCAATCCCCAAAACCCCAGCCCCTCTCCCCTAACCCCCGCCCTTCCTATGACGGCGGATTTTAAGATATTCGTCCTTCTTTACGCCATTTTCGCCGCGGGGAATTCCAGCGACGTCTTTCTGATAATGAAAGCGAAAAACACGGGGTTCACCACTACGCATGTGATACTCGCTTATACCGGCTATAACATACTCTATGCTATTTTCGCCATGCCCGCCGGCTGGATCTCGGACCACCTGGGCAAAATAAAGACCATGGCTTTCGGCTTTTTTATTTTTACCGCGGTATACGCGGGCTTCGCCCTGACCCATTCCAAAACCGTCATCTGGCTGCTGTTCCTTCTTTATGGCTTTTACGGGGCTTTCACCGAAGGCGTGGCCAAAGCCGTAGTCTCGCACCTGAGCTCGTCAGGCAACAGGGCCACGGCCATGGGCTATTTCCAGGGGGCGCTCGGTTTTCTGACCTTCTTCGCAAGCGTTACTGCCGGCTTTCTCTGGGACAAAATTTCGCCCGCCGCGCCTTTTTTAATGGGCTCGGTCTGCGCCCTGCTGTCCGCCGCCACGCTTACGATTTGGTTTAAAAAGAAAAAACTGGCATTCTGA
- a CDS encoding NAD(P)-dependent oxidoreductase, whose amino-acid sequence MSIPPRIGFIGLGTMGRAMAHNLVKARFSVSVYNRTRERVSEFADLGCEVAVTPRALAKACDMVITMVSDPAALDSVLEGPEGVFSAFLGGNTFINMSTVSVEYTAALAKKCFTAGVKFADCPVAGSKPLAESGQLIILAGGEPQTIEKLKSILLTMGRAVVYAGPAPCGTALKLCMNLIVAQLTTGLAEAAALAKAMQISPELIFEALDESPALNCGYFKAKKENILKQEYSPAFALKHMFKDTRFMLAEARKAGLDIPVTEAVEKLMAKSYNNGYGDSDLSVIFKILSKGLVIK is encoded by the coding sequence ATGTCCATCCCCCCAAGAATCGGTTTTATCGGCCTCGGCACAATGGGCCGCGCAATGGCGCATAATCTGGTGAAGGCAAGGTTTTCCGTTTCGGTTTACAACCGCACACGGGAGCGCGTTTCCGAATTCGCGGACCTGGGATGCGAGGTGGCCGTCACCCCGCGGGCGCTTGCCAAGGCGTGCGACATGGTAATTACCATGGTTTCAGACCCCGCGGCGCTTGATTCCGTGCTTGAAGGGCCTGAAGGCGTTTTTTCGGCTTTTCTGGGCGGCAACACCTTTATAAACATGAGCACGGTTTCAGTTGAATATACCGCTGCGCTGGCTAAAAAATGTTTCACCGCCGGGGTAAAATTCGCGGATTGCCCCGTTGCCGGGTCAAAACCCCTGGCGGAGAGCGGCCAGCTTATAATACTTGCGGGCGGAGAGCCTCAAACCATTGAAAAATTAAAATCGATCCTGCTTACCATGGGACGCGCCGTGGTTTATGCGGGTCCCGCGCCGTGCGGCACCGCGCTTAAGCTCTGCATGAACCTTATAGTGGCGCAATTGACCACCGGGCTCGCCGAAGCGGCCGCGCTGGCAAAAGCCATGCAAATTTCGCCGGAGCTTATTTTTGAAGCGCTGGACGAAAGCCCCGCGCTTAACTGCGGCTACTTCAAGGCCAAAAAAGAAAATATACTTAAACAGGAATATTCCCCCGCTTTCGCCCTTAAGCACATGTTCAAAGACACGCGCTTCATGCTGGCGGAAGCCCGTAAAGCGGGGTTGGATATTCCGGTTACGGAAGCGGTGGAAAAACTGATGGCTAAATCCTATAATAACGGTTACGGAGACAGCGATCTGAGCGTTATTTTTAAAATTCTCTCTAAAGGGCTCGTGATAAAATAA
- a CDS encoding pseudouridine synthase, which translates to MTTVIINKPYGILSQFTPRDGHASLADFGLPGEVYVSGRLDHDSEGLLILTSDGRLQSFISDPKHKTVKTYWAQVERKITAEAIKNLQKGLVLKDGPTLPCEARSMEEPALLPRDPPIRFRKTVPTSWVEIKLREGRNRQVRRMLANVGFPVLRLLRYAIGPFTIEGLAPGQWRELTKAEIKSLGV; encoded by the coding sequence ATGACAACCGTAATTATCAACAAACCCTACGGCATACTGTCGCAATTTACCCCCCGGGACGGGCACGCTTCACTGGCTGATTTTGGCCTGCCCGGAGAGGTTTATGTCTCAGGCCGGCTTGACCACGACAGCGAGGGCCTGCTGATCCTCACTTCCGACGGCCGTCTTCAAAGTTTCATTTCAGACCCGAAACATAAAACCGTTAAAACCTACTGGGCGCAGGTTGAGCGGAAAATAACGGCTGAGGCCATAAAGAACCTGCAAAAAGGCCTGGTTTTAAAGGACGGACCTACCCTGCCCTGCGAAGCGCGCAGCATGGAGGAACCCGCCCTGCTGCCGCGGGACCCACCTATCCGTTTCAGAAAAACGGTTCCGACTTCATGGGTGGAGATAAAACTGCGCGAAGGACGCAACCGTCAGGTAAGGCGGATGCTTGCCAATGTGGGATTTCCGGTGCTGCGGCTGCTGCGCTACGCGATAGGGCCGTTCACTATAGAGGGCTTAGCGCCCGGACAATGGCGGGAATTAACAAAAGCGGAAATCAAGAGTCTGGGAGTCTGA
- a CDS encoding Hpt domain-containing protein, protein MAKYRVSIDKDLQDIVPGYLETRLKDIPGLFALNSAGDMAALKRAGHKLSGSGGGYGLDRLSELGKQIETLALANDAAGIAARLAELQEYLENLEVVYE, encoded by the coding sequence ATGGCGAAATACAGGGTTTCCATAGATAAAGATCTGCAGGATATTGTGCCCGGCTATCTTGAGACAAGGCTCAAGGATATTCCGGGTCTTTTCGCTTTAAACTCAGCCGGGGACATGGCGGCTTTAAAGAGAGCCGGGCATAAGCTTTCCGGCTCCGGCGGCGGCTATGGCCTGGACCGGCTTTCTGAACTGGGAAAACAGATCGAAACTCTGGCCCTGGCCAACGACGCAGCGGGGATTGCCGCGCGGCTGGCTGAACTCCAGGAATATCTTGAAAACCTAGAAGTAGTATATGAGTAA